The genomic segment TTGTAAGTGAGAATGCCGGTGGTTTCCGCCATTTTCATTCGCAGGGCGGTCAAATAAGTGCGAATCGTGTTGTCTCTTTCCTGGAGCATCCTGAGAGTTTGCTCAAGAGCTAGGGTTTTGGCCGTCAAAGTTTCGTAGTTAAGATACTGTTCTCTAGCGGTGATATATTCATTATGAGCCTGGCGGTACTGGTTGTAGGTAAAGAGGTAATCTTGATAAGCTCGGTCAAAATTAAATTCCTGATTGTCTTGAGCTTTAAGAGCCGAAGAAGGGATAAGAAAAAGAAAGGAGAAGAGGAAAATGATAATTAATGATTTTTTCATCTGCCTACTAATCATTGTACTGGTTTAGTTTTAGATTTCAAGTTCAAGGCCATCATAGGCAATATGGTAATTTTTGCCGCCTTGTTCTTGAACAAAAGCTTCTAATTCTTGATGGGTCCCAGTGATATGGCCAATGTGGGTGAAATAGCAGAGTTTTGGTTTGAGTTCTTTAGCGAGGATGATTCCTTCTTTAATTGATTGGTGGATTCTTGTCTGACCTTTTTTACCTAAAGAAGAACCATCAAGGACCAGGAGGTGAACATCGCGAACTAATTTTTTTTCAGTTTTAGGTAATTTGTGTAAATCAGGCAGATAAACAAAAATTTGATTCTTTTTTAATTTAAGGCCATAGCAGGGCAGGCGGCTATGTTCAACCGGAAAAAAAGAAATTTTGGTTTTTTCGTATTCAATCACGGTTTTTGGTCTGACAATTTCTGGTTGAAAGGGTTTAAGCGGTAAAGGGTGAAATTGGCGTAAGCCGCGAAGAACATCAAGGGGTACAATCAGTTTTGGTTTTTTGATTTGGCGATTATAAAGATGAGTCAGGTCATAAAAACCATGGATATGGTCAGGGTGGGCATGAGTAATAAGTAAAGCACTGATTTTGGTAGTGTCAACTTTCAGATTAGTTAATTGATGGTAAATGTCTGGCGAGGCGTCGATTAGGATTGAATCATTAATCAGAACTGAGGGTCGGAGGCGTTTGTCGTGAGGGTCTTGGGAGCGACAAATGAGACAATTACAGCCTAGTCGGGGCAGAGGCCAACCCGCGGAAGTCCCAAGAAACAAGATTTTCATTTTTTATCTTTTTATTAGACTGGTCAACCATTTAAAGATGGGGTCATTAGTGACTGGAGTTTTAGTAATAAAAAAGACACTAAGGCTAAAGATGATTAAACCACCAAGAATTTGAAAATAAGTCAATTCTTCTTCAGATTTAAACATTAAAGCTAGACCGTAAAAGCCGTTGATAGCCATAGCTAGATAATAAACAATTGCCTTTTCAACCAAGCCTTCGTAAAGGAGTGTCCCCGATTGACCGCTTCCGAATTTCAGTTGAGGATAAACAAAAATAAGCAAGACGGTGGAATAGAAAATCTGATAAAGACCAGTACCAATTAAGAGGATTGAGGTAATTTTGCCTATTTTGTAACGCCAACTCATTACTTTTTTTATACTATTCGTAACGCAGGGCGTCAATGGGATTAAGTTTCGAGGCCTTATAAGCCGGGGCGGCGCCAAAGATAACCCCGACGAGACTGGAGACGAAGAAAGCCAAACCAATTGACCAGGGCGTAATCGTGGTCGTAAAAAAGCGACCCACCAAAAGAGCGCCACCAACTCCTAAAAGAATACCTATAAAACCACCAACAAAAGAAAGGACAATCGCTTCAACAATGAATTGGGTGAGAATGTTTTTGGGCGTGGCGCCAATTGCTTTTCTTAAGCCAATTTCCCGGGTTCTTTCGGTTACGGAGACAAGCATGATATTCATAATACCAATGCCCCCGACGACTAAGGAAATAGCAGCAATTCCACTTAGGGCAGCCGTGAGAACGCCTAAAATACTAGAAACAACACCCAAAACGCTTTTAGTGTCTAGAACGGAAAATTCTTCATCATCAAGAGTTTTTAGAAGAATGGTTTCTATTTCCTCTTTTGTTTGCGGAACAGATTCAGAATCTTGAGATTGAACCCAGAGTGATTGGATATATTCCATGTCGAATTGGTGCATAGCTGTGGTCGCTGGGATAATGACTTGTTTATCCATATCAATGCTACCCATAGCCCCTTTTTCTTCGAGAATACCCAAAATAATATAGCGTTGGTCAGAAATGGTAAATTTTTTGCCTATTGGATCTTCTTGGCCAAAAAGGTCTTCGGCTGCAGTTTTACCCAAAACAGCCACTTTTTTGGCAGAATTGTATTGGGAGCGGGTAAAAAAAGAACCATCAACAACTTTCTGGTCTCTAATTTCTTGATAGTCTGGACCAACACCTGCTATTTGAGTAATTAAGCTTTTTCCTTTGTATCTCATCATTCCGTTGTTTTCTGTATAAGCCATAACCGCTTTGATAGTTCTACTTTCTCCCTCAAGTTGTTTGATATGATCAAAAGTAAATTTTGAGGCGGCCACTCCCGCTCCGGGAACGCCCTCTCCCCCGCCACCGGCATTCATATTTAGTTCGCCTGGGAAAACCCAGACAGCATTTGAGCCCAATCCTTCAAGCTGTTTAGTAATATAAGTTTTTAAACCACTGCCAATTGAGGTAAGGAGAATAACTGAAGTGACGCCAATCACAATCCCCAACATGGTTAAACCAGAACGAGTTTTGTTAGCCTTTAGAGCCTCAAGAGAAACTTTGGTGACTTCAATCAGATCCATCAAACAATTTCTCCGTCAACAATTTTAATTGTTTTTTTAGCATATTTGGCAATTTCTGATTCATGAGTGACGATAATAACGGTTTTACCTTGTTTATTAAGACGGGTGAAAATGGCCATGATTTCTTGACCCGATTTAGTGTCTAAATTGCCAGTGGGTTCATCAGCCAGAATAATCAAAGGGTCGTTAATCAAAGCTCTGGCAATAGCCACTCTTTGCTGTTCGCCGCCTGATAATTGATTAGGATAGTGGTCGCCTCGATCTTTGAGATTGACTTCTTTCAGAGTTTTTTCGGCCAATTGTTTTCTTTTTCTCAGACTAATATCGGTGTAAATTAGGGGTAAAGCAGTGTTGTCTAGGGCTGTCGTTCTGGGAATGAGATTAAAAGTTTGAAAAACAAACCCTATTTTTTGGCTGCGGATTTTAGCTAATTCCTCTTCTGAAAGTTTGGAAATATTTTTTCCTTCAAGGAGAACCTTGCCGGAACTAGGTGTGTCTAGGCAACCGACCAGATGCATGAGAGTGGATTTACCGGAACCCGAAGGCCCCATAATCGCCACAAATTCCCCTTCTTTGATTTCCAAATTAGCGTTTTTGACCGCGTAAATTGGGTGGCTGTCGGGACGGTAGACTTTAGAAACATTGACTAATTTGAGTAAAGCAGACATAGAAGTTAGCTTTCTTTTTTACCGATGACGACTAATTGACCTTCTTCTAAACCAGAAATAATTTCGATTTCAGTGTCTGATTCTAATCCGGTTTCAACTTCGATCTCTTTAATTGATCTCCCCTCAATGATTTGGACATAGTTTTTGCTGTCTCTGATCTTAATCGCTTCTGTCGGTACGGTGATAACATCTGTTTTTTCAGCGGTCACAATTTCAACATCACCATTCATTCCCACTTTAAATCTTTGATCAATGTTTTCCGGCAGACTAATATCAGCTTTAAAAGCGGTGCCACCGCCACTGGTGGTAATCGCGGCAAAAGCAATCTTAGTTATCTCTCCTTCAAACTCTTCTTCAGGATAAGCATCAAGAGTGATGATGACTTTTTGGCCGATACTGGTTTTGCCAATATCTGATTCATCAATATCAGCGATGAATTTCATTAAACCAGGATTGGCGATGGTAAAGACAGCTGTCGCAGGAGTAATATTAACCCCGGCAATAGGGACATCAATGCTGGTAACGACGCCGTCGATTGGTGAACTGATTGTTGCTAGCTTAACAGTTAAATCAGCGATTTCGACGTCAATCACTTTATTATTAAGGTCAAATTGGGCTTTTTGAAGGATTCTTTTAATCGCGTCTGTTACCAACCATTTTTCTTCTGAAAGGCCGCTTTTTTCATAATCTTCATAGGTTTGTTCAAAATCCCAGCGTTCATTCAGATAATCATTAAGTTCGATTCTAAGATCTTTTTCCAGTTCTCGTTTATCAAGCGAAGCAATCGCCTGCCATTTTTTAACTTGATCTCCTTCCTTGACACCTACCCAGGCTAATTGGCCTGAAGTTTGAAATTTAAGATCAACTTGCTCTTGAGAAGCGATTTCACCTGAAGCAGAAACAGATTGAATCAGGTTTTCTTTTTTGACTTTAGCGGTTTCGTATTGGGCTTGAGGCCCAGCCATGATTTTCTTAACCCTTGGGGGAACCACGGCTAGGAAAATAATAAAAACCGCCAGACCAACGGAAATGGCGATTTTATGTTTTTTGATTAATTCGATTAGTTTTTTGATGCCTGCCTTCATTTTTAATAGGATTGCCTGTATTTTAACAATTTAAGTTGAAAATTGCCAAACTTAATTATTTTAAACAAAAAACCAACCCAAAACTCTTGGCTGGTTGTGAATCTTGTGGGCGGGAGAGGACTCGAACCTCCAAGCCTTGCGGCACATGGTCCTAAACCATGCGTGTCTACCAATTTCACCACCCGCCCAGGAGTTTATTCCTGAATCAATTTTAGCAAATTTAGCTTAGATTGTTAAGGCCAGGGTTTCCAGACACTGAAGCTCGCCAAAACAGTCAATTTGCTTCATAAAATAGTTAACTTTGCCAGCCCAGGTTTTAGAGGGCGGGGCATAAACCGGACCCATTTTGGCAGGGGTATCTAGGCCACGATCAATATATTTCTCTTTAAGAGCCTTAGAAACCACCTCAATTGACTCCTCCCAAGACTTAAAGGCATAGGCACCATTAGCCCAACCATAGGCGTTAAAGGAACCAGCCGGAATTTGTTTACCGAAAGTAGACTCAACACCGGTAATTGCGGGGACTAGCCTCCAGTCAAGCTCATATTTATCCGCATTTTCAATAAAGACCTCAGCGTATTCAGCTAAAGGAGAATGATAGCTTTCTAAGAATTTTTCCAGCTTAGCAGCTCGCTCATCAACCTCAAAATTAGGTTTTTCAAGCACAGCTGAACTACCCGCTATCTTCTCTTGAGCTTGAACGGGTTGGGAAAGAAAAGTGATTGCCAAGGAAGCAATCAGAATGATGAAAAATTTCTTTTTCATAAAAAACGGGATAGATTTTTCTATCCCATAAAAAAATCCTAAAGTATTCGCCTAGGGCGAACACCTCAGGATCTAGGACGTAGTATATCAGATTATTATAGGTTTGTCAAGTAGAAAAGAAAATCCCCCTGGTGTTCAGATATAAGAGACTGGTAGTCACCAGGGGGTTAGAACTAGTTTGGGGTCGACCTGATTTGTTTTCTCCAGAGATAGACTAAGCCTATCCCAAACCAAAGGAGAAAAGTCCAGCATTCCCAACTCGCGTGTTGAGATTGGGATGAAAGGACATCTGTCCAGATCGCCCGGCCGAGGAGAAAACCGCTTCCGAGAATTCCTCCAATAATGACTAGTGGTGCCACTAGTCTCATGAAGGCGATTATCGGAATAGCTAGATACCAAGCGCTCATGAATGGCCAATCGTTTCTCTCCCACATCTTTCTCCTCCCCTCTTTGTTTATCAATCTGCGATTTCTGAGGCTGATTCTAGCATGATTTATTTATAAATTCAATTTTTCTGGGCAAGAATAAAGACCGAGGGTCCAGAAGTATAGGCAGGCAGGATTGTTTGGGCAATGTTTTCTAAAAAAATTAAGATCCTGAGAGGTAGAATTTTCCTTAAAAAAGTATTTCTGAAATTGGAAACAGAGACGGCTTTGATGATTTTGAAGCCATTCTTGAACAAAAGACTTCTAATTACCTGGGGATGGAGGTTAAGAAAAATGACTTCATCGCTTTTTTCTATTGGTGTGTGGCTAGTTAGAGAATAGAGATTGAGAGTCAGATAGGCTTTAAGAATAGCCTTGAAATGGGTTTTGTTGGCAAATTCAAGAATAAAAAAACCACCAGGCTTGAGAACACGCCTGACTTCTTTAAAAGCTTTACCTATAGAGGCAAGATGATGGATAGTTCTAATCATCAGGGTGACATCAAAGCTGTTATTCTTTAGAGGGAGGTTAGTAGCCAGCCCTTTTTTGGCTTCAAAATGAGGAAATTCTTTTTCTAATTTTTTTGCCTTTTTAAGTAATCTTTGGGAACGATCAATGAGAACAGTTTTTTTGAACAGAGGAGCATAAAAAGGGGTTAATCTCCCAAAACCGCCACCAATATCAAGTAGCGAATTTTTTTTGGGAATTTGTTTGAAGAATCTTTTTAAGACTAATTTCTCGGCCTCGTGCCCGTATTGTCTCTTCTGCCAATATTTTTTGTAGTTAAATCGGGGGTCATTGTAGTCAGCGACCCGTCTAGTCGAACTCCCCATATTCTAGCTCCTCAATAAACTGATTGACACATTTAGCCCAAGGACCGCCTTTATCCACTGACGGAGGAGCGTATTTGGTCATGATTTCTTCAGGGGTGATTAAACCCTGATCAAGATACTTTTCTCGAAGGGTTTTAGCTACCTGATTTAAGGCTTGTTCCCAAGATAAGAATTTGGTGTCGCCATTTTCAAAACCCCAACAGTTAAACGAGTTGGGTGGTGATTTTTTACAGAGATTAGATTCACACATGGCAATAGCGACAATCAAACGATAATCAACATCATATTTTTCTGAAGCCGCTAAGAGTTCATTAGCATAAGGGAGAAGAGGTGAATTATGTTGTTTTAAATATTTTTCAATAATCACCGGGCGGGCATCACCGGTTTGGATAGCCGTGGTCATTTCACCAAGGACTTCGGGCACAGCTGCGTAAAGCCTTGAAGGTGATTCTGAAGCTAATTGATTAATTGATTGTTTAGCCAGAGTCCCAAACTCTTGAGTCTGGTCGATTTTAACCAGAGTAAAAATACTAATCGCCAAGGTTGTTGGTGTTATCAGGAAAAAGATAAGCAAAAAGGAAAGCTTTTTGATAGGCAGCCTTAACATTAAGACTATGGTGTCATAACAAAAAGGGTTTTGTCAAGTTTGGAGATTATTTTTTCCTCACTTCATTGTTAAGAGGTGTAGGTGCTACAATTTTTTGGTTCTTAATATCTTGAAATTTCTTTTTAAGCACCCTCCTTAATCGTTCAAAAGATGTTTCAGTCTCTATAGACTTGTATGCCCTGTTTATTTCTTCCGTGGCATGCGCTGGGTTCATTTGGGTAGGAATATTCAACTTTGAGTCTTTAAAATCTACGTATAATGCCCTTTCTCTTTTTTCTTTAATTTCAGTCACTCTTTTATTTAAATAATCTGATTTTTTAGGTACGGTGTATTTTTGCTTTATTTTTTTACCGGAAGCGGATAATTGAATAAAAGCGTATTTCGATAAAAGCTTGTCAATGTGATAAGAAGTTATTTTGTTATATTCCTTATCGGTTAATAGTTTTGATTCGTGGGAGTTTAGAAGTCCATATTTTAGAGATTCTTCATACGAAATGATAGCAAGAAAAGTAGACAAGTTATAATTACCAATCCTGAACTGTTCTCTAGCTTGTATTAATAACCACTTCGAATTTTCTAAACAAGCTTTTTTAATCTCTTTTCTTTGTTTGTAGTTTGCACCTCTAATGTCTGACTTTGTCATATTCTGTGAGTGCTTACCGAAAAATTCGAACTCATTTGCGCAATCGGTAGGCTCGCCCCGCTTCGCGGGGCTCGCCTTTTTCAGCGCGGCGCCCCCACCCGCCGCGCCTTCGCTTTTTTATTTTTTGCGCGCGCGATTTTACTCTCGCTTCGCTCGAGCAAGGAAATGAAGAATTCTAGCTAGGGATTATTGTCTAAATAAATTTCCCTAGCCTGACAGTTCTTGGCATAGACTGCATAAAGTTCACCTATTAAATACTTACATAATCTCTCAAAACTTCAACCGCTTTGTTGTCTTCACCCTTGGAATTTTCATAAGCAGAAAAAAGCAATTTTGCTTTATCTCTAATCTCTTTTTCCCCAATATATACATCTACTTTTTCTGTAGGGACTTTTGAAATTGAGGCAGAATGAGTATTAAAAATCAAAATTGCTGTTCGTGGATAATCATCATCAGGATGAAAATACATTCTTTCAGAATACCAGCTGAC from the Patescibacteria group bacterium genome contains:
- a CDS encoding AbiV family abortive infection protein, translated to MTKSDIRGANYKQRKEIKKACLENSKWLLIQAREQFRIGNYNLSTFLAIISYEESLKYGLLNSHESKLLTDKEYNKITSYHIDKLLSKYAFIQLSASGKKIKQKYTVPKKSDYLNKRVTEIKEKRERALYVDFKDSKLNIPTQMNPAHATEEINRAYKSIETETSFERLRRVLKKKFQDIKNQKIVAPTPLNNEVRKK
- a CDS encoding ABC transporter ATP-binding protein, which codes for MSALLKLVNVSKVYRPDSHPIYAVKNANLEIKEGEFVAIMGPSGSGKSTLMHLVGCLDTPSSGKVLLEGKNISKLSEEELAKIRSQKIGFVFQTFNLIPRTTALDNTALPLIYTDISLRKRKQLAEKTLKEVNLKDRGDHYPNQLSGGEQQRVAIARALINDPLIILADEPTGNLDTKSGQEIMAIFTRLNKQGKTVIIVTHESEIAKYAKKTIKIVDGEIV
- a CDS encoding efflux RND transporter periplasmic adaptor subunit — its product is MKAGIKKLIELIKKHKIAISVGLAVFIIFLAVVPPRVKKIMAGPQAQYETAKVKKENLIQSVSASGEIASQEQVDLKFQTSGQLAWVGVKEGDQVKKWQAIASLDKRELEKDLRIELNDYLNERWDFEQTYEDYEKSGLSEEKWLVTDAIKRILQKAQFDLNNKVIDVEIADLTVKLATISSPIDGVVTSIDVPIAGVNITPATAVFTIANPGLMKFIADIDESDIGKTSIGQKVIITLDAYPEEEFEGEITKIAFAAITTSGGGTAFKADISLPENIDQRFKVGMNGDVEIVTAEKTDVITVPTEAIKIRDSKNYVQIIEGRSIKEIEVETGLESDTEIEIISGLEEGQLVVIGKKES
- a CDS encoding ABC transporter permease is translated as MDLIEVTKVSLEALKANKTRSGLTMLGIVIGVTSVILLTSIGSGLKTYITKQLEGLGSNAVWVFPGELNMNAGGGGEGVPGAGVAASKFTFDHIKQLEGESRTIKAVMAYTENNGMMRYKGKSLITQIAGVGPDYQEIRDQKVVDGSFFTRSQYNSAKKVAVLGKTAAEDLFGQEDPIGKKFTISDQRYIILGILEEKGAMGSIDMDKQVIIPATTAMHQFDMEYIQSLWVQSQDSESVPQTKEEIETILLKTLDDEEFSVLDTKSVLGVVSSILGVLTAALSGIAAISLVVGGIGIMNIMLVSVTERTREIGLRKAIGATPKNILTQFIVEAIVLSFVGGFIGILLGVGGALLVGRFFTTTITPWSIGLAFFVSSLVGVIFGAAPAYKASKLNPIDALRYE
- a CDS encoding class I SAM-dependent methyltransferase — protein: MGSSTRRVADYNDPRFNYKKYWQKRQYGHEAEKLVLKRFFKQIPKKNSLLDIGGGFGRLTPFYAPLFKKTVLIDRSQRLLKKAKKLEKEFPHFEAKKGLATNLPLKNNSFDVTLMIRTIHHLASIGKAFKEVRRVLKPGGFFILEFANKTHFKAILKAYLTLNLYSLTSHTPIEKSDEVIFLNLHPQVIRSLLFKNGFKIIKAVSVSNFRNTFLRKILPLRILIFLENIAQTILPAYTSGPSVFILAQKN
- a CDS encoding MBL fold metallo-hydrolase, translated to MKILFLGTSAGWPLPRLGCNCLICRSQDPHDKRLRPSVLINDSILIDASPDIYHQLTNLKVDTTKISALLITHAHPDHIHGFYDLTHLYNRQIKKPKLIVPLDVLRGLRQFHPLPLKPFQPEIVRPKTVIEYEKTKISFFPVEHSRLPCYGLKLKKNQIFVYLPDLHKLPKTEKKLVRDVHLLVLDGSSLGKKGQTRIHQSIKEGIILAKELKPKLCYFTHIGHITGTHQELEAFVQEQGGKNYHIAYDGLELEI